In Streptococcus parapneumoniae, the genomic stretch CTCTTGTCTTTAAGACGTTTACACAAGAAAAACTCACTTTCCCCATTAAAAGAAGAAAAGACATCAAGTACTTCTACCACAATTCCATCCAAAGACACAAAAACAGCCATAAGAGTCACCTCCTTGATTCCTATAGGCTGATTATAACAAGAATGGCTGAAATTGTACACGAAAATAAAATCCGAATAGCACTCATTTTGTATGTGACTAATATTCCGTCTCGCTCCAGAATGTACGAGGTAAATAGAGTTTAAACGAGCAGTCTATAAAATTCAAAAAACGCATATTATCAAGCGACCTAAAACTTTGATGATATACGTTTTCTTGTGAGAATATTTACTTCATTTTTGCCTAAAATTCAATGTTTACTCAGTATTTGGATTATGAAAAATCGAGGTCTAAATCTAGATACATTTTTTCTGAAGACAAATCATTTTGACCACCGAGCAAGAGATTTTCAAAAAAAGCTGTTAAAAACTCAGGACGTCGCTGTAAAATCTTTGCATTATCTAATACCAAGGCATCACGAAAATATTTGGAATGTTGCTGAAATGGTGTATTATCAATATCAAAACCAAACTCACGAAGATACTGAATCAAAAAGACCGTTACTGTCCGAGTGTTTCCTTCGCGAAATGGATGAATCTGCCAGATTCCTGAAATAAAATGCTGGATTTGTTTAACCACATCCGCCTGAGTTAGTGTCGCATATGCAACTTGTTTTTCCTGATTAAAATCATAATCTAAGGTCATTTGAATCATGGAGTAATCAGAGTACACAACACTTTCACCATTCAAAACAGGTTCATTCTTTGTGATATTGGTCTGACGAAATTGCCCCACCGGAATAGAGGGTTCAAATATATCTTGAAACAACTCCTTATGAATAGCAAGTAAGGTCGCAGGACTAAAGCTAAAGCCTCTTCGAGACAATAGTTCTACAATACGTAGAGAAACCAAGTCTGCCTCTTCCGTACTTGCATCAATAGTATGGTGATAAGCCGTTGCATCCTCATAAACCTGCTCATAAGTCAGTTCTCCCCGGGACTGTTTCTCAGCCAAAGATTCCATATACGCTGATGGCACTAGATTGTCAACTTTCTGCAGACCAAAACCTATCCGCCATAAATCACGCTTAGCTTCATAAGACAAGTTTGGATTGTCAATGTTGTAAGTTGGTTGCATAGAAATATCCTTTCAATTGTTTTTCTGCGTCATCGGTAAATGGTGAAATGGGTATGGAATTGGAGCAAATTATAAAAAGTCCTCATAATAGGTTCTATGAAATATATACTTCATCTTAATAGTGAACAAGTTATACTCAATATGTCATACAGTCATATGGAATGTTCTTTGACTGATAATACGATTATTGAGATATATCTGGATAAATGGGCTAGTAAGTCTGACACGCATACTTATCAAATTTATTGGCATACACCACTCTGAACTCGTTGGTCTGTTCAAATCCCAACTCAATTCCCCCAACACCTGAGGAGAATGCTGCAAACTTGTACTTCTAAGAGCGGTTGTTATGTAGTAATCCGCTTTCTAGAATATAAAATAATACTTACTAAAATACGATGTATACTTTTATGTTATAAGCTTTGAACTATAATTTAATTCTTTTGCCAAATTATATCGTCTATTATACTGGGTATGGATTTTTAACAAAATAATATAGTCTATGAATTACTTGAAATCAGTATTAATTCTAACTTTTTTAAGTATATACATTTGTTAAAAACTTTATTTTTTTAATTTAAAAACATTAGTTGGAAATTTTCCCCTCAAAATAAGATATCAAACTAGGAAAAATACTTGCATGCTTTGCAAGATGGGATAATAATATTTCATCAGAGGAATTTAGATTTAAATTTGTCTTACAATTATAAACATACTCAACCTGTTTAAGAAAATAAATTAAAAATTTAAAATCTTCTTTTCCTCTAAAAAAATAATTAATATCTATACACTCTATTCTTT encodes the following:
- a CDS encoding Fic/DOC family protein; protein product: MQPTYNIDNPNLSYEAKRDLWRIGFGLQKVDNLVPSAYMESLAEKQSRGELTYEQVYEDATAYHHTIDASTEEADLVSLRIVELLSRRGFSFSPATLLAIHKELFQDIFEPSIPVGQFRQTNITKNEPVLNGESVVYSDYSMIQMTLDYDFNQEKQVAYATLTQADVVKQIQHFISGIWQIHPFREGNTRTVTVFLIQYLREFGFDIDNTPFQQHSKYFRDALVLDNAKILQRRPEFLTAFFENLLLGGQNDLSSEKMYLDLDLDFS